In one window of Megalops cyprinoides isolate fMegCyp1 chromosome 24, fMegCyp1.pri, whole genome shotgun sequence DNA:
- the LOC118771484 gene encoding protein phosphatase 1 regulatory subunit 3G-like — protein MDIDTSDSVLTGDSGQASPNVQNSGCEGGVEVSSEHGEERDVGTSHLEQELSNPKDRQRAKSLSVYTDQTTIFEQICPETCRKRVQFADTLGLNLASVKHFSATEDPEIPSTVFSRLQSFPPQLDRAYVDDLCDRFTSSLNIDRFVPTFKMPVDFSGFDTRIQRLQVALEKVTVSNFDIRGLIRALTSGNSRKEVGVRYTFNDWLSFVDTQAIPTPGEDNAAVGEQFAFTLYTPPLLDASSSVHFAVYFRTDRGEFWDNNEGQNYTLKQHCISTESVASHGT, from the coding sequence ATGGATATCGATACATCGGACTCTGTTCTCACAGGTGACTCGGGGCAAGCCTCACCTAATGTGCAGAACAGTGGGTGCGAGGGGGGCGTAGAAGTGTCTTCTGAACACGGTGAAGAACGAGACGTTGGGACCTCGCACTTGGAGCAGGAACTAAGCAATcctaaagacagacagagggcaaAATCTTTGTCCGTTTATACGGACCAAACCACTATCTTTGAGCAAATTTGTCCAGAGACATGCAGAAAAAGGGTGCAGTTCGCAGACACACTCGGTCTGAACCTGGCTAGCGTAAAGCATTTCAGTGCTACCGAGGACCCGGAGATCCCCTCCACAGTATTCTCTCGGTTACAGAGTTTCCCTCCGCAGCTGGACCGAGCATATGTAGATGATCTGTGCGATAGATTCACGTCCTCGCTGAATATAGACCGCTTTGTGCCTACTTTCAAGATGCCTGTGGATTTCAGTGGTTTCGATACCCGTATCCAGCGCCTTCAAGTAGCTTTGGAAAAAGTTACCGTTTCTAATTTTGACATCCGAGGACTGATTAGAGCGCTGACTTCTGGCAATTCAAGGAAGGAAGTTGGGGTGAGATACACTTTTAATGACTGGCTTTCATTCGTGGACACACAAGCAATACCTACGCCAGGAGAGGACAACGCAGCTGTTGGTGAGCAGTTCGCATTCACGCTATACACGCCTCCGTTATTGGACGCGAGTTCCTCAGTGCACTTTGCTGTGTATTTCCGGACTGATCGTGGCGAGTTCTGGGACAACAACGAGGGACAAAATTACACTCTGAAGCAACACTGCATCTCGACCGAGAGCGTAGCTTCCCATGGCACTTAA